In Curtobacterium sp. TC1, the following proteins share a genomic window:
- a CDS encoding RbtT/DalT/CsbX family MFS transporter, which translates to MSEPRTERTTTLTPPNGVATAPPGSTPPAPAVAREGLIARLGIPHPLRWGFLGVLVFMTGDGIESNFIAPHIAAALGSGGTDSAAMVIGIYGVAVLVASYFAGVLSELWGPRRVMTIGAVLWVVFQVAFLAALPTGSVGLIALTYFLRGLGFPLFAFSFLCWVNHTVARERNATAVGWFYVVFTGGLPTLGSLIAIGSIPAFGGGHTGETWSMALSLVLVVAGWVIVRFGVHEPTGLGRIAPRSHSAARVIASGIEVCITRPKVLLAVLIRLVNTAPEFGMFVIMPAIIGTELGWGQSKWLTMTVIVYAGNILFNAFFGALGDRIGWIRTVKWFGIGASAIGLLAWWYVPHLVPAGSEWGFWLATAAGTVFGIMLAGFTPMGAIVPAFAGEERRGAAMAMYATAAGGATFLGNAVVSAVLPWGGPGGVVWTFVGLYVLAFVVLSFLRVPKEAVAAGH; encoded by the coding sequence ATGTCGGAACCCCGCACCGAACGCACCACGACCCTGACCCCGCCGAACGGCGTCGCGACCGCACCACCTGGCTCCACGCCACCGGCACCCGCCGTGGCGCGCGAGGGCCTCATCGCCCGCCTCGGCATCCCGCACCCGCTGCGGTGGGGCTTCCTCGGCGTCCTCGTCTTCATGACGGGCGACGGCATCGAGTCGAACTTCATCGCTCCGCACATCGCCGCGGCGCTCGGCTCCGGTGGCACGGACAGTGCAGCGATGGTCATCGGCATCTACGGCGTCGCGGTCCTGGTGGCGTCGTACTTCGCCGGTGTGCTCTCCGAGCTGTGGGGGCCCCGCCGCGTCATGACGATCGGCGCCGTCCTGTGGGTGGTGTTCCAGGTCGCGTTCCTCGCGGCACTGCCCACCGGGTCGGTCGGACTCATCGCCCTGACGTACTTCCTGCGCGGACTCGGGTTCCCGCTGTTCGCCTTCTCGTTCCTCTGCTGGGTGAACCACACCGTCGCACGTGAGCGGAACGCCACCGCCGTCGGCTGGTTCTACGTCGTCTTCACCGGTGGCCTGCCGACGCTCGGCTCGCTCATCGCGATCGGCAGCATCCCCGCGTTCGGCGGCGGCCACACGGGGGAGACGTGGTCGATGGCCCTGTCACTCGTGCTGGTCGTGGCCGGCTGGGTGATCGTCCGGTTCGGTGTCCACGAGCCCACCGGACTCGGCCGCATCGCTCCGCGCTCGCACTCCGCCGCTCGGGTCATCGCCAGCGGCATCGAGGTCTGCATCACACGGCCCAAGGTCCTGCTCGCCGTCCTGATCCGGCTCGTCAACACGGCGCCCGAGTTCGGCATGTTCGTGATCATGCCGGCGATCATCGGCACCGAGCTCGGGTGGGGCCAGTCGAAGTGGCTGACGATGACGGTGATCGTCTACGCCGGCAACATCCTGTTCAACGCCTTCTTCGGCGCCCTCGGCGACCGCATCGGCTGGATCCGCACCGTCAAGTGGTTCGGCATCGGCGCCTCGGCGATCGGACTGCTGGCCTGGTGGTACGTCCCGCACCTGGTGCCCGCCGGTTCCGAGTGGGGCTTCTGGCTCGCCACCGCCGCTGGGACGGTCTTCGGCATCATGCTCGCCGGGTTCACGCCGATGGGTGCGATCGTCCCCGCCTTCGCCGGCGAGGAGCGCCGCGGCGCCGCGATGGCCATGTACGCGACGGCGGCCGGCGGTGCGACCTTCCTCGGCAACGCCGTGGTCAGCGCCGTCCTGCCGTGGGGTGGGCCCGGCGGCGTGGTCTGGACGTTCGTCGGGCTCTACGTCCTCGCCTTCGTGGTGCTCTCGTTCCTCAGGGTGCCGAAGGAAGCGGTGGCCGCCGGGCACTGA
- a CDS encoding 50S ribosomal protein L25/general stress protein Ctc — translation MADYTKLAADVRTKFGKGAARKLRAADKIPAVVYGHGTEPKHISLPGHETMLLVRTANAVVDLDIEGAAQLALVKDVQRDPVRQIIEHIDLVVLRRGEKVTVDVPVVVEGESFSGTIHVQDLNTVSLLVLATDIPEHVVVDVEGLEDGKQIVASELTLPEGAELETDPEALVVQIVTPRGTADDDAADEASAEAGAEAGAEGGSEPVSE, via the coding sequence ATGGCCGACTACACGAAGCTCGCAGCGGACGTCCGCACCAAGTTCGGCAAGGGTGCAGCGCGCAAGCTCCGCGCCGCCGACAAGATCCCCGCGGTCGTCTACGGCCACGGCACCGAGCCGAAGCACATCTCGCTGCCCGGTCACGAGACCATGCTGCTCGTCCGTACCGCCAACGCGGTCGTCGACCTCGACATCGAGGGTGCTGCCCAGCTCGCCCTCGTCAAGGACGTCCAGCGTGACCCGGTGCGCCAGATCATCGAGCACATCGACCTCGTGGTCCTCCGCCGTGGCGAGAAGGTCACGGTCGACGTGCCCGTCGTCGTCGAGGGCGAGTCCTTCTCCGGCACGATCCACGTGCAGGACCTGAACACCGTCTCCCTGCTGGTCCTCGCGACCGACATCCCGGAGCACGTCGTCGTCGACGTCGAGGGCCTCGAGGACGGCAAGCAGATCGTCGCGTCCGAGCTGACCCTCCCTGAGGGCGCCGAGCTCGAGACCGACCCCGAGGCACTCGTCGTGCAGATCGTCACCCCGCGTGGCACCGCCGACGACGACGCTGCGGACGAGGCCTCGGCCGAGGCCGGCGCCGAAGCCGGTGCCGAGGGCGGCTCCGAGCCCGTCTCCGAGTAA
- the pth gene encoding aminoacyl-tRNA hydrolase gives MADRTLVVVGLGNPGPDYAGNRHNVGQMVLDELASRMGATFKKHKTPNQVAEGRLVPGGPRFVLAKPGSFMNTSGGPVSSVLGFYSATPADLVVVHDELDLPFDTVRLKGSGGHGGHNGLRDIIKATGTNEFSRVRVGIGRPPGRQDPADYVLRDFSAAEKKSLPILLADAADAVEAIAELGLVAAQQRVHAPS, from the coding sequence GTGGCGGATCGAACACTGGTCGTGGTCGGACTCGGGAACCCCGGGCCCGACTACGCCGGCAACCGCCACAACGTCGGCCAGATGGTCCTCGACGAACTCGCGTCCCGCATGGGCGCGACGTTCAAGAAGCACAAGACGCCGAACCAGGTCGCCGAAGGGCGCCTGGTGCCCGGCGGCCCGCGGTTCGTGCTGGCGAAGCCCGGCTCGTTCATGAACACGTCGGGCGGCCCGGTGTCGTCGGTGCTCGGGTTCTACAGCGCCACCCCGGCCGACCTGGTCGTCGTGCACGACGAACTCGACCTGCCGTTCGACACCGTCCGGCTCAAGGGCAGCGGTGGGCACGGCGGCCACAACGGCCTCCGCGACATCATCAAGGCGACCGGCACGAACGAGTTCTCGCGCGTGCGGGTCGGCATCGGTCGCCCGCCCGGCCGTCAGGACCCGGCCGACTACGTGCTGCGTGACTTCTCCGCAGCCGAGAAGAAGTCGCTGCCGATCCTGCTGGCCGACGCCGCGGACGCGGTCGAGGCGATCGCCGAGCTCGGGCTCGTCGCCGCGCAGCAGCGCGTGCACGCGCCGTCCTGA
- the mfd gene encoding transcription-repair coupling factor, with the protein MTISGIIPALSRASAFDRVLRAAPRDADFSVVDGLRVPLLGALIAERNGPQCVLVITATGREAESVRDALGSYVPDADVLEFPAWETLPHERLSPSAQTVGTRIATLRRLASWSAADVADRRTTIVVASVRAALQPIAANLTSLAPVLLRTDSRGNDLAAIAAKLVDMAYARVDLVTRRGEFAVRGGILDVFPPTADHPVRVDFFGDEIEAIKAFSVADQRTTEDDLGSVELTASRELLLSDDVRQRAREMLHEFPNLSQMLAKIAEGIPVEGMESLAPALVQDLVPMTSYLPETATIAVFSPERVNGRANSLAETNTEFLQAAWSAAVAGAQAPIDLDAGNFLTVQQLKNTRGQRTWWTVSPFDSGLDEGDTARVLTDAEAAAEAGEYIRVRAEAVPSFAGSADGAIAHVKALTDDGWAVVVTAQGQGLVERAVQVLADAGVAARAEALPAPPEPGVAIVTTATVEHGFAIPDPRIVVLSEAEFYGRSVQQGARTVKKLASRRKNVVDPLQLKPGDVVVHATHGIGKFVELVSREVSSGGRNAVKTQREYLVLEYAPSKRNYPGDKLFVPTDQLDQLSRYVGGESPTLSKMGGSDWSAAKSKARKAVRDIAVDLVKLYSARMASKGHAFGPDTPWQRELEEAFPFAETADQLTTIDEIKRDMERPIPMDRLLSGDVGYGKTEVAIRAAFKAVQDGKQVVMLVPTTLLVRQHMETFQERFAGFPVHLRALSRFQSEKESKETIAGLADGTVDIVIATHRILSQGITFKDVGLVIIDEEQRFGVEHKDQLKKFKTNVDVLAMSATPIPRSLEMAVTGIREMSTLATPPEDRHPILTFVGPQSDLQVAAAIRRELLREGQVFYVHNRVKDIQGVAAHLAEIVPDARIAVAHGQMSESTLEQVMVDFWERRFDVLVSTTIIETGLDIANANTLIIDKADKYGLSQLHQLRGRVGRGRERGYAYFLYDSEKPLSETAQDRLETIAANNELGAGMQVAMKDLEIRGAGNLLGGEQSGHIAGVGFDLYLRMIGEAVSQFRGDVAEGQTELRLEIPVDAHIPEDYVESERLRLEAYQKLSAASAPTAQQDAIDMVLDELTDRYGQPPQPVQTLVEVSRLRRMAQQVGLSDVVVMGSNLRVAGKELADSSQVRLKRMFPGAKWFPQQNAASIPMPRPHDQALPDDALIRWVESILTAVYGATTPAEAPAA; encoded by the coding sequence GTGACGATCTCGGGCATCATCCCTGCGCTCTCGCGCGCCTCCGCGTTCGATCGCGTGCTCCGTGCCGCGCCTCGTGACGCCGACTTCTCGGTCGTCGACGGCCTGCGGGTCCCGCTGCTCGGGGCGCTGATCGCCGAACGGAACGGCCCGCAGTGCGTGCTCGTCATCACGGCGACCGGGCGTGAGGCCGAATCCGTCCGCGACGCCCTCGGCAGCTACGTCCCCGACGCCGACGTCCTCGAGTTCCCGGCGTGGGAGACCCTGCCGCACGAACGCCTCAGCCCGAGTGCGCAGACCGTCGGCACCCGGATCGCGACCCTGCGGCGACTCGCGTCGTGGTCCGCCGCCGACGTCGCCGACCGCCGCACCACCATCGTGGTGGCGAGCGTCCGCGCCGCCCTGCAGCCGATCGCGGCCAACCTGACCTCGCTCGCACCCGTCCTGCTCCGGACCGACTCGCGCGGCAACGACCTGGCAGCGATCGCCGCGAAGCTCGTCGACATGGCATACGCCCGGGTCGACCTCGTCACCCGGCGTGGTGAGTTCGCGGTGCGCGGCGGCATCCTCGACGTCTTCCCGCCCACGGCCGACCACCCCGTCCGCGTCGACTTCTTCGGCGACGAGATCGAGGCGATCAAGGCGTTCTCCGTCGCCGATCAGCGCACCACCGAGGACGACCTCGGCTCGGTCGAGCTCACCGCCTCGCGCGAACTCCTCCTCAGCGACGACGTCCGGCAGCGGGCGCGCGAGATGCTCCACGAGTTCCCCAACCTGTCGCAGATGCTCGCGAAGATCGCCGAGGGGATCCCGGTCGAGGGCATGGAGTCCCTCGCCCCGGCGCTCGTGCAGGACCTCGTGCCGATGACGTCGTACCTGCCCGAGACCGCCACCATCGCGGTGTTCTCGCCCGAGCGGGTGAACGGCCGCGCCAACAGCCTGGCCGAGACGAACACCGAGTTCCTGCAGGCCGCCTGGAGCGCCGCGGTCGCCGGGGCGCAGGCACCCATCGACCTCGACGCCGGCAACTTCCTGACGGTGCAGCAGCTCAAGAACACCCGTGGGCAGCGCACCTGGTGGACGGTGTCGCCGTTCGACTCCGGGCTCGACGAAGGCGACACCGCGCGCGTGCTCACCGACGCCGAGGCGGCAGCCGAGGCCGGGGAGTACATCCGCGTCCGCGCCGAGGCGGTGCCGAGCTTCGCGGGCAGTGCCGACGGCGCGATCGCGCACGTCAAGGCGCTCACCGATGACGGGTGGGCGGTCGTGGTGACCGCCCAGGGCCAGGGACTGGTCGAACGGGCGGTGCAGGTCCTCGCCGACGCCGGCGTCGCAGCCCGTGCCGAAGCCCTGCCCGCGCCTCCCGAGCCGGGTGTCGCCATCGTCACGACCGCCACCGTCGAGCACGGCTTCGCCATCCCGGATCCGCGCATCGTCGTCCTCAGCGAGGCGGAGTTCTACGGCCGGAGCGTCCAGCAGGGCGCGCGCACCGTCAAGAAGCTGGCGAGCCGCCGCAAGAACGTGGTCGACCCGCTGCAGCTCAAGCCGGGCGACGTCGTCGTGCACGCGACGCACGGCATCGGCAAGTTCGTCGAGCTCGTCAGCCGCGAGGTCTCCAGCGGCGGCCGCAACGCGGTGAAGACGCAGCGCGAGTACCTCGTGCTCGAGTACGCGCCGTCGAAGCGGAACTACCCGGGCGACAAGCTCTTCGTGCCGACCGACCAGCTCGACCAGCTGTCGCGGTACGTCGGTGGCGAGTCCCCGACCCTGTCGAAGATGGGCGGCTCGGACTGGTCGGCCGCCAAGTCGAAGGCCCGCAAGGCCGTCCGCGACATCGCCGTCGACCTGGTCAAGCTGTACTCGGCGCGGATGGCGTCGAAGGGGCACGCCTTCGGGCCGGACACCCCGTGGCAGCGCGAGCTGGAAGAGGCCTTCCCGTTCGCCGAGACCGCCGACCAGCTCACCACGATCGACGAGATCAAGCGCGACATGGAGCGGCCGATCCCGATGGACCGCCTGCTCTCCGGCGACGTCGGCTACGGCAAGACCGAGGTCGCGATCCGCGCCGCGTTCAAGGCGGTGCAGGACGGCAAGCAGGTCGTCATGCTCGTGCCGACGACGCTGCTCGTCCGCCAGCACATGGAGACGTTCCAGGAGCGCTTCGCCGGGTTCCCCGTGCACCTGCGCGCCCTGAGCCGGTTCCAGTCCGAGAAGGAATCCAAGGAGACCATCGCCGGGCTCGCCGACGGGACCGTCGACATCGTCATCGCGACCCACCGGATCCTGTCGCAGGGCATCACCTTCAAGGACGTCGGCCTCGTCATCATCGACGAGGAACAGCGGTTCGGCGTCGAGCACAAGGACCAGCTCAAGAAGTTCAAGACGAACGTCGACGTCCTGGCGATGTCGGCGACCCCGATCCCGCGGTCGCTCGAGATGGCCGTCACCGGCATCCGCGAGATGTCGACCCTGGCCACGCCACCAGAGGACCGCCACCCCATCCTGACCTTCGTCGGGCCGCAGTCCGACCTGCAGGTGGCCGCCGCGATCCGCCGCGAACTCCTGCGTGAGGGGCAGGTGTTCTACGTGCACAACCGCGTGAAGGACATCCAGGGCGTCGCCGCGCACCTGGCCGAGATCGTTCCGGACGCCCGCATCGCCGTGGCACACGGGCAGATGTCCGAGAGCACCCTCGAGCAGGTCATGGTCGACTTCTGGGAGCGTCGGTTCGACGTCCTCGTGTCGACGACGATCATCGAGACCGGGCTCGACATCGCGAACGCGAACACGCTCATCATCGACAAGGCCGACAAGTACGGGCTGTCCCAGCTCCACCAGCTGCGCGGTCGTGTCGGCCGTGGGCGGGAGCGCGGGTACGCGTACTTCCTGTACGACTCCGAGAAGCCCCTGTCCGAGACCGCGCAGGACCGCCTCGAGACGATCGCGGCGAACAACGAGCTCGGCGCGGGCATGCAGGTCGCCATGAAGGACCTCGAGATCCGTGGTGCCGGCAACCTGCTCGGTGGCGAGCAGTCCGGGCACATCGCGGGCGTCGGGTTCGACCTGTACCTCCGGATGATCGGCGAGGCCGTCTCGCAGTTCCGCGGCGACGTGGCCGAGGGGCAGACCGAGCTGCGGCTCGAGATCCCGGTCGACGCGCACATCCCCGAGGACTACGTCGAGTCCGAGCGGCTCCGGCTCGAGGCGTACCAGAAGCTGTCAGCGGCCTCGGCCCCGACGGCGCAGCAGGACGCCATCGACATGGTGCTCGACGAGCTCACCGACCGGTACGGGCAGCCGCCGCAGCCCGTGCAGACGCTGGTCGAGGTCTCCCGGCTCCGTCGCATGGCGCAGCAGGTCGGCCTGTCCGACGTGGTCGTCATGGGGTCGAACCTGCGCGTCGCGGGCAAGGAGCTCGCCGACTCGTCGCAGGTGCGGCTCAAGCGGATGTTCCCGGGCGCGAAGTGGTTCCCGCAGCAGAACGCGGCGAGCATCCCGATGCCGCGGCCGCACGACCAGGCGCTGCCGGACGACGCCCTGATCCGGTGGGTCGAGAGCATCCTGACCGCGGTCTACGGCGCGACGACGCCGGCGGAGGCGCCGGCCGCGTAA
- the nhaA gene encoding Na+/H+ antiporter NhaA — protein sequence MSSLVRSPRFSAIALLTAAVLGLVVANSPVGPGLERLLDAHLPLGAVGLDLSIAHWVSDGLLAVFFLLVAIELKQELVDGELSNPGTAIVPAIAAVGGVLVPAGVFLLVTAGTPYTHGWPIPTATDIAFALGVLAMFGRGLPSGIRVFLLALAVLDDLIAIIIIAVVFAHDTDFAALGGAVVALAVFWVLGRMLRPGRRGQTLLIVAMVLVGLVTWWLVHHSGVHATIAGVALGLVLPRRPGHTLHEHVEPWSNAIVLPVFAFVSAAVVIPSVGISELSPTFWAVVIALPVGKVIGITLFGVVATRIFRSPGRSSLSFFSIATVGVLGGIGFTVSLLMNELAFARNEEVLDEGVLAVLVGSGIAIVASAVVVTLRARAYRARRELSEAEDTE from the coding sequence ATGTCGTCCCTCGTCCGCTCGCCCCGCTTCAGCGCCATCGCGCTCCTGACCGCCGCCGTGCTCGGCCTGGTCGTCGCGAACTCGCCCGTCGGCCCCGGCCTCGAACGCCTGCTCGACGCGCACCTGCCGCTCGGCGCCGTCGGGCTCGACCTGTCGATCGCGCACTGGGTCAGCGACGGACTGCTCGCGGTCTTCTTCCTGCTCGTCGCGATCGAGCTGAAGCAGGAACTCGTCGACGGTGAGCTGTCGAACCCGGGGACCGCGATCGTGCCGGCGATCGCGGCGGTCGGCGGCGTGCTCGTGCCGGCCGGCGTCTTCCTGCTGGTGACCGCCGGTACCCCGTACACGCACGGCTGGCCGATCCCGACGGCGACCGACATCGCGTTCGCGCTCGGTGTCCTTGCGATGTTCGGTCGTGGGCTGCCGAGCGGCATCCGGGTGTTCCTGCTCGCGCTCGCGGTGCTCGACGACCTCATCGCGATCATCATCATCGCCGTCGTGTTCGCGCACGACACCGACTTCGCGGCCCTCGGCGGTGCGGTCGTCGCGCTCGCGGTGTTCTGGGTGCTCGGTCGGATGCTCCGGCCCGGGCGCCGCGGTCAGACGCTCCTGATCGTGGCCATGGTCCTGGTCGGGCTCGTCACCTGGTGGCTCGTCCACCACTCGGGCGTGCACGCGACGATCGCCGGCGTCGCGCTCGGGCTCGTGCTGCCCCGCCGACCGGGCCACACCCTGCACGAGCACGTCGAGCCGTGGTCGAACGCGATCGTGCTGCCGGTGTTCGCGTTCGTCTCGGCCGCGGTCGTCATCCCCTCGGTCGGCATCAGCGAGCTCTCCCCCACGTTCTGGGCGGTCGTCATCGCGCTGCCCGTCGGCAAGGTCATCGGCATCACGCTGTTCGGCGTCGTCGCCACGCGGATCTTCCGCTCGCCCGGCCGCTCGTCGCTGTCGTTCTTCTCGATCGCCACCGTCGGGGTGCTCGGTGGGATCGGGTTCACCGTCTCGCTGCTCATGAACGAGCTCGCGTTCGCCCGCAACGAGGAGGTCCTCGACGAGGGCGTACTCGCCGTGCTCGTCGGGTCCGGCATCGCCATCGTCGCGTCGGCGGTCGTCGTCACGCTGCGGGCACGGGCGTACCGTGCGCGCCGCGAGCTGTCCGAGGCCGAGGACACCGAGTAG
- a CDS encoding MazG family protein — protein sequence MTAVPDLVTVVDRLLAEDGGCVWNRAQTHATLARYAVEESYELVDAIDDGDPDDVREELGDVLYQVVLHAGIAERAGEFTLEDVAAGVRDKMVRRHPHVFGDETADTVDDVVRVWRAAKAAEKSARTSVLDGVPRAMPPLERAVKLLERLDEHGAADAAVASVVAADREARDPSATPAAASGTETARASVGSPAPADGAGAVDPTWGIAMLEEITRAVHDGIDPVASLRAAVAALEHAGRAAE from the coding sequence ATGACCGCCGTACCGGACCTCGTCACCGTCGTCGACCGCCTGCTCGCCGAGGACGGGGGCTGCGTCTGGAACCGTGCGCAGACCCACGCCACGCTTGCGCGCTACGCGGTCGAGGAGTCCTACGAACTCGTCGACGCCATCGACGACGGCGACCCGGACGACGTCCGCGAGGAGCTCGGCGACGTCCTGTACCAGGTCGTCCTGCACGCCGGGATCGCCGAACGTGCGGGGGAGTTCACCCTCGAGGACGTCGCCGCCGGGGTCCGCGACAAGATGGTCCGTCGACACCCGCACGTGTTCGGCGACGAGACCGCGGACACCGTCGACGACGTCGTCCGGGTGTGGCGCGCGGCGAAGGCGGCCGAGAAGTCGGCCCGGACGAGCGTGCTGGACGGGGTCCCGCGCGCGATGCCGCCGCTGGAACGGGCCGTCAAGCTGCTGGAGCGCCTGGACGAGCACGGTGCTGCCGACGCGGCCGTCGCGTCCGTCGTGGCCGCCGACCGGGAGGCCCGTGACCCGTCCGCCACGCCCGCTGCGGCATCCGGAACGGAGACCGCTCGGGCATCGGTCGGGTCTCCGGCGCCGGCCGACGGGGCCGGGGCGGTGGACCCCACGTGGGGGATCGCGATGCTCGAGGAGATCACGAGGGCGGTGCACGACGGCATCGACCCGGTCGCGAGTCTCCGCGCCGCGGTCGCTGCGCTCGAGCACGCCGGCCGCGCCGCCGAGTGA
- the hisS gene encoding histidine--tRNA ligase has protein sequence MATTVTAPRGMRDFLPADKARREHVLGVVRDVYSRHGFDEIETPVVEDAARLHSGLGGDNEKLAFAVMKRGLSTEDLQTAQAPLDLADLGLRFDLTVPLARFYASHRAELPSVFRSVQIAPVWRAERPQKGRYRQFVQCDIDILGEPGQLAEIELIRATTAALDALGVTGTTIRINDRRILLTLLASWGIADPAAADRALITIDKLDKIGPDGVAAELRSTVGQELPGLEDTIRALEAADWTSVEGSAWLDAEAFADLLRLREALPGVDLRFDPTLVRGMGYYTGTIFEVAHPDFGYSLGGGGRYDGMIGRFLGQDVPAVGFSLGFERLVDLVTLPESAESDAVVLVYDKDVDPVRLAALKTEALGSHRRVRLERRTKNTKNLLAGLAAQGFSAFATVGADTTSLEGVEFRPLD, from the coding sequence ATGGCGACGACCGTGACGGCACCCCGTGGCATGCGTGACTTCCTCCCCGCGGACAAGGCCCGACGCGAGCACGTGCTCGGTGTCGTCCGCGACGTCTACTCCCGGCACGGGTTCGACGAGATCGAGACCCCGGTGGTCGAGGACGCCGCGCGCCTGCACTCCGGGCTCGGCGGTGACAACGAGAAGCTGGCGTTCGCGGTCATGAAGCGCGGGCTCAGCACCGAGGACCTGCAGACGGCCCAGGCGCCCCTCGACCTCGCCGACCTCGGGCTCCGCTTCGACCTGACCGTGCCGCTCGCCCGGTTCTACGCGTCGCACCGCGCCGAGCTGCCGTCGGTGTTCCGATCGGTGCAGATCGCGCCGGTCTGGCGCGCCGAGCGTCCGCAGAAGGGGCGCTACCGCCAGTTCGTGCAGTGCGACATCGACATCCTCGGGGAGCCCGGGCAGCTGGCCGAGATCGAGCTCATCCGCGCCACGACCGCCGCCCTCGACGCACTCGGCGTGACCGGCACCACGATCCGCATCAACGACCGGCGGATCCTGCTGACCCTGCTGGCGTCGTGGGGCATCGCCGACCCGGCTGCCGCCGACCGCGCGCTCATCACGATCGACAAGCTCGACAAGATCGGTCCGGACGGCGTCGCCGCCGAACTCCGCAGCACCGTCGGGCAGGAGCTGCCGGGGCTCGAGGACACGATCCGCGCGCTCGAGGCCGCGGACTGGACCTCGGTCGAGGGGTCCGCGTGGCTCGACGCCGAGGCGTTCGCCGACCTCTTGCGCCTGCGCGAGGCCCTGCCCGGGGTCGACCTCCGCTTCGACCCGACGCTCGTACGCGGGATGGGCTACTACACCGGCACGATCTTCGAGGTCGCGCACCCCGACTTCGGCTACAGCCTGGGCGGCGGCGGTCGGTACGACGGCATGATCGGCCGGTTCCTCGGCCAGGACGTCCCTGCGGTCGGCTTCTCGCTCGGCTTCGAACGCCTGGTCGACCTCGTGACACTCCCGGAGTCCGCGGAGTCCGACGCCGTGGTGCTCGTCTACGACAAGGACGTCGACCCCGTCCGGCTCGCGGCCCTCAAGACCGAGGCGCTCGGGTCGCACCGACGCGTACGGCTCGAACGGCGCACCAAGAACACGAAGAACCTGCTCGCCGGTCTGGCCGCTCAGGGGTTCTCCGCCTTCGCGACCGTCGGCGCCGACACGACGTCGCTCGAGGGTGTGGAGTTCCGCCCGCTCGACTGA
- the eno gene encoding phosphopyruvate hydratase yields the protein MALIDAVGAREVLDSRGNPTVEVEVLLDDGVVSRALVPSGASTGAFEAYELRDGDASRYGGKGVLKAVDAVLDEIGPALEGFDATDQRLVDAALIELDGTENKSRLGANSILGASLAVARAAADSADLPLFRYLGGPNAHTLPVPLMNVVNGGAHADTNVDIQEFFLVPYGAESFSEALRWGVETYHALKGELKKQGLATGLGDEGGFAPELASNRAALDFLLTAIEKAGYTPGKDIAVGLDVASTEFFHDGKYSFEGKQLSSQEFTAYFADLVANYPLVTIEDPLAEDDWEGWSHLTAELGDKVQIVGDDLFVTNPKRLQRGIDEKAANSILVKVNQIGTLTETLDAVSLAHRHGLTSILSHRSGETEDTTIADIAVAVDGGQIKTGAPARSDRVAKYNQLLRIEEELGDAAVYAGRSAFPRAASL from the coding sequence GTGGCCCTGATCGATGCCGTAGGCGCACGCGAAGTCCTCGATTCCCGAGGCAACCCGACGGTCGAGGTCGAGGTCCTCCTCGACGACGGCGTCGTGTCCCGCGCGCTCGTCCCCTCCGGTGCTTCCACCGGCGCGTTCGAGGCGTACGAACTCCGCGACGGCGATGCCTCGCGCTACGGCGGCAAGGGCGTGCTCAAGGCCGTCGACGCCGTCCTCGACGAGATCGGCCCGGCGCTCGAGGGCTTCGACGCCACCGACCAGCGCCTCGTCGACGCCGCGCTCATCGAGCTCGACGGAACCGAGAACAAGTCCCGCCTCGGCGCGAACTCGATCCTCGGCGCCTCGCTCGCCGTGGCCCGTGCCGCTGCCGACTCGGCCGACCTGCCGCTGTTCCGCTACCTCGGCGGCCCGAACGCGCACACGCTGCCCGTCCCGCTGATGAACGTCGTCAACGGTGGCGCCCACGCGGACACCAACGTCGACATCCAGGAGTTCTTCCTCGTGCCCTACGGCGCCGAGTCCTTCTCCGAGGCGCTCCGTTGGGGCGTCGAGACCTACCACGCCCTCAAGGGCGAGCTGAAGAAGCAGGGCCTCGCGACCGGCCTCGGCGACGAGGGCGGCTTCGCGCCGGAGCTCGCATCGAACCGTGCAGCGCTCGACTTCCTGCTGACCGCGATCGAGAAGGCCGGCTACACCCCGGGCAAGGACATCGCCGTCGGCCTCGACGTCGCGTCCACCGAGTTCTTCCACGACGGCAAGTACTCGTTCGAGGGCAAGCAGCTCTCGAGTCAGGAGTTCACCGCGTACTTCGCCGACCTCGTCGCGAACTACCCGCTCGTCACCATCGAGGACCCGCTGGCCGAGGACGACTGGGAGGGCTGGTCGCACCTGACCGCCGAGCTCGGCGACAAGGTCCAGATCGTCGGCGACGACCTGTTCGTCACCAACCCGAAGCGTCTGCAGCGGGGCATCGACGAGAAGGCCGCGAACTCGATCCTGGTGAAGGTCAACCAGATCGGCACGCTCACCGAGACCCTCGACGCGGTGTCGCTCGCGCACCGCCACGGCCTCACCTCCATCCTGTCGCACCGCTCGGGTGAGACCGAGGACACCACGATCGCGGACATCGCGGTCGCGGTCGACGGTGGTCAGATCAAGACCGGTGCACCGGCCCGTTCGGACCGCGTCGCCAAGTACAACCAGCTGCTCCGCATCGAGGAAGAGCTCGGCGACGCCGCGGTGTACGCCGGTCGCTCGGCCTTCCCGCGCGCCGCGTCGCTGTAG